One genomic segment of Chitinophaga sancti includes these proteins:
- a CDS encoding GLPGLI family protein codes for MNHLSKTLFGAALIAFTGFTAQAQEKNSGVIDYELSQKMPPRGGDGGDEEGQVITIKQHFFFAAGHGKLETERPNFGGGMDRQGPPPPGEGGEQGPPPGFGGGRFRGGFGMMGGGFVDLQSHKYLQTFTKPDDSTKTYFAEEDFRPAKDVKPGDKTKKIAGYNCKKATVTVRDETYTVWYTTDLPFSYSPVNGLLPEPNGVVLAAESDNRSFTAKKVDFKPIPPEKVSLPGNAEKVSEEEMHKMRQEARDKFRDRQNRN; via the coding sequence ATGAACCATTTATCAAAAACCCTCTTTGGTGCCGCCCTGATAGCCTTCACTGGCTTCACAGCACAGGCACAGGAAAAGAACAGCGGTGTGATCGATTATGAATTGAGTCAAAAAATGCCTCCAAGAGGCGGCGATGGCGGCGATGAAGAAGGACAAGTAATCACTATAAAGCAACATTTCTTTTTCGCAGCCGGCCACGGTAAGCTGGAAACAGAACGTCCTAACTTTGGCGGGGGCATGGATCGTCAGGGTCCTCCTCCTCCTGGTGAAGGTGGTGAACAAGGCCCCCCTCCAGGATTCGGTGGTGGCCGTTTCCGTGGTGGATTTGGTATGATGGGTGGCGGATTCGTTGACCTACAGAGCCATAAATACCTGCAAACATTTACCAAACCAGATGACTCTACTAAAACCTACTTTGCAGAAGAAGACTTCCGTCCGGCAAAAGATGTAAAACCGGGTGATAAGACTAAGAAAATCGCTGGTTACAATTGCAAAAAAGCTACCGTGACCGTAAGGGATGAAACTTATACTGTATGGTATACAACTGACCTGCCTTTCAGCTACAGCCCTGTAAATGGCCTGTTACCTGAACCCAATGGCGTTGTACTGGCTGCTGAAAGCGACAACCGTTCCTTTACAGCAAAGAAAGTAGACTTTAAACCAATACCTCCTGAAAAAGTTTCCCTGCCTGGTAATGCGGAGAAAGTGAGTGAAGAAGAAATGCACAAAATGCGTCAGGAGGCCAGAGATAAATTCCGTGACAGACAAAACAGGAATTAA